One genomic window of Enoplosus armatus isolate fEnoArm2 chromosome 19, fEnoArm2.hap1, whole genome shotgun sequence includes the following:
- the msraa gene encoding mitochondrial peptide methionine sulfoxide reductase isoform X1 — protein sequence MVSPSRLRPVWRHFVSSRMGDMASKAQMPTPETALPGRTDSMKVSAKHDVNGNRTVPPFPEGTEMAVFGMGCFWGAERKFWRQKGVYSTQVGYAGGYTPNATYKEVCTGMTGHSEVVRVVFHPEQVSFANLLKVFWESHDPTQGMRQGNDIGTAYRSAIYTYTKQHLEEALASKDQYQKVLTEEGFGPITTEIAGDKPFYYAEDYHQQYLSKNPDGYCGLGGTGVSCPIGIKSKV from the exons ATGGTCTCCCCCTCCAGGCTCCGTCCGGTTTGGCGACACTTTGTCAGCAGCAGAATGGGAGACATGGCCTCTAAAGCCCAGATGCCGACTCCGGAGACAGCGCTGCCCGGCCGGACTGACAGCATGAAAGTCTCCG CCAAACACGATGTGAACGGCAACAGGACGGTTCCGCCTTTCCCAGAGGGGACGGAGATGGCCGTATTCG GTATGGGCTGTTTCTGGGGAGCGGAGAGGAAGTTTTGGAGACAAAAGGGGGTTTATTCCACCCAAGTTGGCTACGCGGGAGGATACACACCCAACGCCACCTACAAGGAAGTCTGCACAG GAATGACAGGCCACTCGGAGGTGGTGCGAGTCGTCTTCCATCCGGAGCAAGTCAGCTTTGCCAACCTGCTCAAAGTTTTCTGGGAAAGCCACGACCCGACTCAAG ggatGCGGCAGGGGAACGATATTGGGACGGCATACCGCTCTGCCATCTACACCTACACAAAGCAGCACCTCGAGGAGGCTCTGGCTTCCAAAGATCAATACCAGAAG GTACTAACGGAGGAAGGTTTCGGTCCCATCACGACAGAAATAGCTGGAGACAAGCCGTTCTACTACGCCGAGGATTACCACCAACAGTACCTGAGCAAGAACCCCGACGGATACTGTGGTCTGGGAGGGACGGGAGTCTCCTGTCCAATAGGGATCAAGTCGAAggtttaa
- the msraa gene encoding mitochondrial peptide methionine sulfoxide reductase isoform X2, giving the protein MAVFGMGCFWGAERKFWRQKGVYSTQVGYAGGYTPNATYKEVCTGMTGHSEVVRVVFHPEQVSFANLLKVFWESHDPTQGMRQGNDIGTAYRSAIYTYTKQHLEEALASKDQYQKVLTEEGFGPITTEIAGDKPFYYAEDYHQQYLSKNPDGYCGLGGTGVSCPIGIKSKV; this is encoded by the exons ATGGCCGTATTCG GTATGGGCTGTTTCTGGGGAGCGGAGAGGAAGTTTTGGAGACAAAAGGGGGTTTATTCCACCCAAGTTGGCTACGCGGGAGGATACACACCCAACGCCACCTACAAGGAAGTCTGCACAG GAATGACAGGCCACTCGGAGGTGGTGCGAGTCGTCTTCCATCCGGAGCAAGTCAGCTTTGCCAACCTGCTCAAAGTTTTCTGGGAAAGCCACGACCCGACTCAAG ggatGCGGCAGGGGAACGATATTGGGACGGCATACCGCTCTGCCATCTACACCTACACAAAGCAGCACCTCGAGGAGGCTCTGGCTTCCAAAGATCAATACCAGAAG GTACTAACGGAGGAAGGTTTCGGTCCCATCACGACAGAAATAGCTGGAGACAAGCCGTTCTACTACGCCGAGGATTACCACCAACAGTACCTGAGCAAGAACCCCGACGGATACTGTGGTCTGGGAGGGACGGGAGTCTCCTGTCCAATAGGGATCAAGTCGAAggtttaa